The nucleotide sequence GCCCTGCCATCAGGTTGATCAGGGTGGATTTCCCGGTGCCGGAAAAGCCGAGGATCGCAACAAATTCGCCGTTCTCGATCTTCAGGTCGATCCCCTTGAGGATCTCGCTGCGCTCGGCACCGTCACCGAAGCCCTTGTTCACGTTGTCGAATTCAAGAATGCTCATGACGCTCACCGGTTGTTCGAGAAGGTGAACAGGGACTGCAGCGCGAACATGATCCGGTCGAGGATGAACCCGATGATCCCGATGGTCAGCACCGCGACCATGATGCGCGCCAGTGAACTCGACGACCCGTTCTGGAACTCGTCCCAGACGAATTTGCCAAGCCCGGGGTTCTGGGCCAGCATTTCAGCCGCGATCAGCACCATCCAGCCGACACCGAGCGACAGGCGCAGGCCGGTGAAAATCAGTGGCAGTGCCGAAGGCAGGACGAGCTTGGTGATCTTCGTCCGCGTATTCAGCTTCAGTACGCGCCCCACATTGACCAGGTCCCTGTCGATGGAAGCCACGCCGAGCGAAGTGTTGATCAAGGTAGGCCATAGCGAACACAACGTGACCGTCACCGCCGATACGATGAACGACTTGGCGAACAGCCCGTCATTGCTGACATAGACCGCCGAGACGATCATCGTCACGATGGGCAACCATGCGAGCGGGCTGACGGGTTTGAAAATCTGGACCAGCGGGTTCATCGCCGCATTGGCCACGGGCGACAGCCCCGCGATGATGCCGAGCGGCACGGCAACGACCGTGGCTAGCAGAAAGCCAAAGAACACGGTCTGTATCGATGTCCAGATCTGGTCGTAATAGCTGGGAGCACCGGTGAAGGGGATGTCCTTGACCTCGTCTGCACGACCGGCTTCGATCAGGCGTTGGTTGCGTTCATCCACGCGGGCTGCGAAGGCGCGTTCCTGTTCGCCCTTTTGCAGCGCGTCCTGATGCAGCCCGACGGCTTCCTCCCAGACCTTGCCGGGGCCGGGGATTGCCCCGAGCGATGTTTGCACGGTCGGGGCGAGCGTGGCCCAAAACATCAGGAATGCGGCGATGGCGACCAGGGGCACGCCCAGAAGTTTCCAGATCTCCTTGACCTGCGCCTTCGGGTTGTCGCCGACAGCGGCCCGAAGCATCGGGGTAAGCCACGAAAGCCCGAGTACCTTGAACCATTTGTCGGCCTTGTTGATGCGGGTGAACAGGCGGGCGCGTCGTTCTTCGCGCTGCGCGTCCTGAATGGTGTGTGTGTCGATTGCGGTCATGTCGTTTCCAGTTCTGGCGTTCGGCTGGGGCAGGGGGGAGGTTCAGGGTGCTGCTCGGAGCTCCGCCCCATCGCGCCTGGAAGGCTCCATCGGGGCCTTTCCAGGACGGCGCTTACCCCTGCACCTCGTTTCCGACGACGCGCTGGTCGCCCTTCAGACCGATGGGAAGGCTGTCGAGATAAGCGTTCGGCGCGCGGCCGTCATACGCGATCCCGTCGATGATATCTTCGGACGGCGTCGGCGCACGGTAGCCGTCGCTGTCCCATGGAAAGTCCGCTTCATCCGCCAGCCCTTCTTCGACCAGAAAGCGCGCAGCTTCGAGATAGATCTCCGGCTTGTAGACCGATTGTGCGATCTCGTCATACCAGCTGTCCGGCTTTGCCTCGCCGATCTGGCCCCAGCGGCGCATCTGCGTCAGGTACCACACGGCGTCCGAGTAGTAAGGGTAGGTCGCGTAATGCCGGAAGAAGACGTTGAAATCAGGTACGTCGCGCGTGTCGCCCTTTTCATACTCGAAAGTGCCGGTCATCGAGTTGGCGATCACTTCGGCGTCTGCACCGACATATTCGGGGCGCGACAGGATCTCGACGGCGGCTTCACGGTTGGCATTGTCGTTTTCATCAAGCCACATCGCCGCGCGGATCAGCGCCTTGGTGATGGCCAGCGTCGTGTTGGGGTTTTCTTCGGCGAATTCGGCGGTGATTCCAAAGACCTTTTCCGGGTTGTTCTTCCAGATTTCGAAATCGGTGATCACCGGCACACCGACCCCTTTGAAGACCGCCTGCTGGTTCCACGGTTCGCCCACGCAGTAGCCGTGGATCGTTCCGGCCTCCATCGTGGCGGGCATTTGCGGCGGCGGGGTGACCGACAACAGGACATCCGCACCGATTTGCCCCGTGGTGTCGTCCTGCCCGTAATAGCCGGGTTCCAGGCCGCCGGCGGCGAGCCAGTAGCGCAATTCGTAATTGTGGGTCGAGACAGGGAAAACCATGCCCATCTTGAACGCCTCACCCTTGGCGCGGTAGTCATCAACCACGGGCGCAAGCGCCTCTGCCGAAATCGGGTGCTGCGGGCGACCGTCATCCATGGTCGGCACGTTAGGCTTCATCATTTCCCAAACGTCATTCGATACGGTGATGCCGTTGCCGTTCAGGTCCATCGAAAAGGGCGTAACGATATGTGCCTCGGTGCCGTAGCCAATGGTCGCGGCCAGTGGCTGGCCGGCCAGCATGTGGGCGCCATCCAGCGTGCCGTCGATCACACCGTCCAGAAGCACCTTCCAGTTTGCCTGCGCTTCCAGCGTGACGAACAGGCCTTCATCGTCGAAATAGCCTTGCTCGTAAGCCACAGCGAGCGGGGCCATATCGGTCAGCTTGATGAAGCCGAAAGTGAGTATGTCTTTTTCAAGCGGCAGCATCTCGGCAAGGGCGGGGCCTGCCAGAAATGTGCTGGTGGCGAGAGTTGCAATGATCCGTTTCATGTTTGGTGCCTCGGTGCGCCCCGAAGGGCCTAGGAAAAACAAAAAAAGCCGCTGACCAACTCCACGGGTTACGCGGAGGGTCGAGCGGCTTTGCTCGGGAACCCACATCTGTGAGGGTGTGTCTGGTGACGAAACGCCCTTGCCTCGTCTGTAGTAATCATGCCTGCTGCTGCACCGCAGCGTCAATGATCACGGCAAATTGGGTTTACATTTTCTTCATCTCGACAGCGCGGTCGCTGCGCTTGCACAAAAATGCATCACATACTGGTGTCGGGATCAAAAATGCGGCCATCGAAGAATCCGTCCGGTTCTAGAATCAGACGTCCGGTTTCCGAGGCAGCGGCGAGCGGCTGCTCGACAATACCTTCGACCTTTTCCGATGCTCCGGGCAGGATCGCACCGCTGTCGCGCAATGCGTCCCGGTATATGTCGGATCGGAAAACCTGCCGCGCGATCGCCATAGCGTCGGCGACATTCAACCCGTGACGTTCGGCCAATCGCCTGCCGATCCACGCGGCCTGGCTTCGCCATGGGAATGTTGCCGCGCCAGCATGAAACCTCAGGAAGTCCGGAACCTGCCGAACCTCCCCGCGCTGCGAGACGACCAGGCGTCCGGTCAGCGCCCGGTCCACGACGATCGAGGAAACATTGAGATACTCCGCCCGGGACAGGATCTCTGCGGCGGTGGTGGAATTGTCGGAATCCGCGAGCCATCGGGCCGCGCGCCACAAGCTGCGCAGAAGCGGGCGTATCTGCGCAGAATGGACTTCGGCCCAGTCATGTCGAACCGCCAGCACCTTTTCGGGTGCGGATTTCCAGATCGCCGCCCCGGGAAGAAGAAGCTCTCCATGTCCGCGTTCGACAGTTTCCGATCCCCATGGCTCCCCCACGCAGAAGGCGTCAATTTCACCATCGGCCATCGCCTGCGCCATCAAGGGTGGGGGGACAGTCTTGATCTTCAGCCGATCCGGGGAGATCAGCCCGGAATCCGTCAGCCAGCAGAACAGCAGCTCTGCATGCATGGAAAACGGGAAGGGAACACCGATACGAAGACCGTCGGGCGTGGCCGCGACAAGCGTGCGACCTGCCTCCAGGACATTCGCGAAATCGAAGGCGAATCCGGCTGCCCGCATCCGTGTGGACAAATCGTTGGATACGCCGATGACGTCGCCATTGATGGATAGCACCGAAAGCGCGTCGACGCGTTGATGGATGCCGCCCAATCCGAGGCTCATCGCGATAGGCACCGGCGACAGCATATGGGCGGCGTCTATCGCACCGACCGCCAGCATGTCGCGAAGGGTTGACCATGACGGCGCAGGTTTCAGCGTAAGGTCCAGACCCTCTTCGTCGGCAAAGCCCAGTTCACGCGCGATGATCAAAGGGGCCGCGTCGGTCAAGGGGATGAACCCGGCGGATACCTTGCGACGGCTCATGACAGCAAGCCCGCAGCGGTCACAAGCGCATCTGCCACATCCGCGACCTTCTTGCCCTGATCCATCGCCGTCTTGCGCAACAATGCATAGGCTTGGTCTTCGCTCATCCCGCGTGCCTTCATCAAAAGGCCCTTGGCCCGGTCGATCACCTTGCGTTCTTCCAGCGCGCGTTTCGTCGCTTCCAGTTCCACGCGCATGCGCTGGAACATGTTGAACCGGGCAATCGCCGCGTCCAGAACCGGTTTGACGCGATCCGCACGGAGACCGTCGACGACATAGGCGGATACGCCAGCCTCGATTGCCGCTTTTGTCAGGCTGTCGTCGCTGCGTCCCACGAACATGGCGACGGGACGCTCCAGGGGACTTGAGGCTAGCGTCAGTTCTTCGAGCATGTCGCGTGACGGGCTGTCGATATCCACGAGCACGACATCGGGATTGCGTTCCGTAATCTTGCGCGCCAATCCCGCAGGCTCCGATATCACGGCGATGTCGTGGTCCCCGGCTTCGCGCAGGCTGTCCACGATAAAATGTGCGCGTTCGCGATCCTGTTCGACGACGACGATAGACAATCGTTCTGGCATAAACTTGAACCCTGCTTTCCGGCCAGACCATGAGCGCGCATAGCGCCAGAGCAACCTGAGAAGAACATCACAGCCTGCGCGGTTGGTCGTGATGGCATGAAGTGCGCAAACTATGAGCGACGACGTCTAAAAAAGGTGCACCTGCGGGATGGCATGGCGTGTCGGTCGACAATTGCAAAGGTACCCGGATTATCAAAAATACCGGAAAGAACCTGTCTGGACGGCGGCAATGGTCGAGCGAATGCGGGTTCTCTAAAGTCGTCGAGAACCATGCGAAGCGCAGGAGTATGCGATGCCCGATCCCAACTATTTTGCGCCCAGGGGCGGCTTGCCGGGCCAGACGGAACTACTGACCGGTCGCGCCGTATTCACGGATAGCTACGCCGTCATTCCGCAGGGAACCATGCGGGACATCGTGACTAGCTTATTACCGTTTTGGGACGAGACACGGCTGTGGGTCATCGCGCGCCCGATGACCGGGTTCTCCGAGACATTTTCGCATTACATCATGGAAGTGCAAACGGGCGGGGGCAGCGACAAACCGGAATGCGACACCGGCGCGCAGGGCGTCTTGTTCGTCGTGGAAGGCGCGGTAGAAGTAACGGTCAATGACGAAACGCATGAACTGACGCCCGGTGGTTACGCGTATCTGCCCGCCGGAAGCGGTTGGACGCTGCGCAATCGCGGCGAAGCCACCGCACGGTTCCACTGGATCAGAAAAACCTATGATGCCGTCGACGGGCTGGACAAGCCCGAGCCGCTGTTCCTCAACGAACAAGACATCGAGCCTGCCGCGATGCCGGATACGAACGGCGCTTGGGCGACCACGCGCTTCGTGGATCCGATCGATTTGCGCCACGACATGCACGTCACCATTGTCACGCTGGAACCGGGGGCGGTCATTCCGTTCCTTGAGACCCATGTGATGGAACACGGGCTCTATGTGCTGGAAGGCAAAGCCGTATATCGTCTGAACCGCGATTGGGTGGAGGTCGAGGCCGGCGACTACATGTGGCTGCGCGCCTTCTGCCCGCAGGCCTGTTATGCAGGCGGGCCGGGCAAGTTCCGTTACCTTCTGTACAAGGATGTCAACCGCCACATGCCGCTGGGTCGTGGCGGGCTGAACGCGCCCTCCGCCGGCTGATCATCCGCCAATCGCAGCCGTCAGCCGTTTTGCGGCGTCCTGAACAGCAGCCCCGAGCCGAGGCACATCGTCCCGGCTGACACGGCTTGTGGGGCCGGAGACGGAAATCCCGGCCACGGCTTCCCCGAACGCATTGAATACAGGTGCCGCCACGCAACGCATGCCCTCCGTGCGTTCTTCGTCATCCACGGCGAAGCCGTCGGCACTGGCACGTTTCAAGTCTTCCGTCAGTGTATCGGCAGCGCGGTGTGTCTTCTCGGTGAAGCTCTCCAACGGAAGTTCACCCAGAAGTTTCTCAAGGTGGGACACGTTCATCTGTGACAGCAACGCCTTGCCGATGCCGGAGGCATGCAGCGGTGACAGCGTGCCGGGCGGAAAGAAGGCGCGGATCGGAGCATGCGTTTCCACCTGACTGAGAAAGAGCACCTCGCCGCCGCGCCGGATACCCAGATTGGCGGTTTCGCCCGTGTCTTCCATCAACTCCCGCATGATCGGACGGGCGCGTTCGACAAGGCTTGTACGACGCAGAAAGGCCGACCCCACGAGAAACGCGCCGGATCCGATGCGCCAGCCTTGGGTTTCTTCGTCCAGATCGACCATATTGTGGCGCTGATACGTAACCAATATCCGATAAAGCGTCGCCGGGGACTCGCCCAGTTGCCGTGCAAGCTCAGACAGGGCAATACCTTCGCTTCGGGAAAGCGCGCGCAGAACAACTAGCGCACGGTCGAGCGACTTGATTGTGTTCTGTTCGGTCTTGTCGTGAAAGGCGCGAGGGCGTCCGCGTGTGCGCCTTTCACCACTTTCAACAGAAGTCATAAACTGCTCCACGAATAAAAGTGAAATTACATTTTATAATATGAAAAATACAAGGTATTGAAAAGGCCCGCATTCATAATTTTCGCAAGTTATGAAATCGCATTTCAAAAAAAATTGAGCCTCGGTGAATCCCGCCTTATCTTGAGCCGAACCCGTTCAGAGGAGGGAGCGATGAGCTTTCAGAATCCGGTTTTCATTCCCGGCCCGACCAATATGCCGGAATCGCTGCGCAAGGCTTGTGACATGCCGACTATCGACCATCGGTCGCCTGTCTTTGGTGAAATCCTGCGCCCTGCACGTGACGGTATCCGCAAGGTGCTGAAAGGCGGCAAGGCGGAAATCTTCATCTTCCCGTCCACTGGCACCGGCGGCTGGGAAACGGCGCTGACGAACACGCTGTCGGCCGGTGACAAGGTGCTGGCGGCGCGCAATGGCATGTTCTCGCATCGGTGGATAGATATGTGCCAACGGCATGGGCTGGATGTTCAGGTCGTGAAAACGCCTTGGGGACAGGGCCTGCCCGCCGACCGTTACGCCGAAATTCTGGCAGCGGATAAGGGGCATGAGATCAAGGTCGTCCTGGCAACGCATAACGAGACGGCGACGGGCGTTCGGTCCGACATCGCGGCCGTACGCAAGGCGCTGGATGCGGCGGATCACCCCGCGCTGCTGTTCGTCGATGGTGTCAGTTCCATCGCGTCGATGGATTTCCGTTTTGACGAATGGGGCGTCGATATCGCCGTCACCGGATCGCAAAAGGGCTTCATGCTGCCCGCAGGTCTGGCGATTGTCGGGTTCAGCGAAAAGGCGATGGCGGCTGTCGAAACGGCACAACTGCCGCGCACCTTTTTTGACATCCGCGACATGGCGAAGGGCTATGCCAACAACGCCTATCCCTATACGCCGCCAGTTGGTTTGCTAAATGGGCTTAACGAGGCGACGAAGATGCTGCTGGACGAGGGGCTGGAAAACGTCTTCGCGCGCCACCGCCGCATCGCAGATGGTGTGCGCGCGGCTGTCAATGCCTGGGGCCTGCCGATCTGTGCGGCATCGCCGGATCTGTATTCCGACACGATCACCGCGATCCGCACGCCAGACGGCTTCGATGCGACCAAGATCATCACCCACGCAGCAACCAGGTATGGCGTGGCCTTTGGCGTTGGCTTGGGCGAGGTTGCCGGTAAGGTCTTCCGCATCGGTCATCTGGGCAGCCTGACAGATGTCATGACACTCAGCGGGATTGCGACTGCCGAGATGGTCATGGCCGATCTGGGGCTGGATATCGAACTGGGCTCCGGCGTTGCAGCGGCGCAGGACAGCTATCGCAATTCCGGGCAATCCTTTCAGGTCGCAGCGGAGTAACATGCCATGAAGGATCTGGATCAGATGTATATTCCCACATTTGCAGATGTAGAGGCGGCGCATGACCGCATCGTGCCCTACATCCACCGCACACCGGTTCTGACGTCGAGCTATATCAATTCCCTTGCCGGTGCCGAGCTGTTCTTCAAATGCGAAAATTTCCAGAAGGCCGGGGCCTTCAAGGTCCGTGGCGCGTCGAACGCTGTCTTCGGTCTGGATGATGAGACGGCCAAGCGCGGCGTGGCGACCCATTCTTCGGGCAATCACGCGCTGTCGCTGTCCTACGCAGCGGGCCAGCGGGGTATTCCCTGCCATGTCGTTATGCCGCGCACCGCGCCGCAAGCAAAGAAGGACGCCGTGCGCGGTTATGGCGGTATCATCACCGAATGCGAGCCTTCCACCTCGTCGCGCGAAGAGGTCTTTGCCAAGGTGCAGGTCGAAACCGGCGCCGAATTCGTCCACCCCTATAATGATCACCGCGTCATCGCAGGGCAGGCCACCTGTTCGCGGGAACTGCTGGAGCAAACGGATGGTCTTGACGCTGTCATTGCGCCGATCGGTGGTGGTGGTATGGTATCGGGTACCTGTCTCACGCTGTCCAACATTGCCAAGGATGTCGCGATCTACGCCGCTGAACCCGAGCAGGCCGACGACGCGTATCGCAGCTTCAAGGCCGGTCACATCATCGCGGACGACGCGCCCAACACGGTTGCCGACGGGCTGAAAGTACCGCTGAAAGATCTGACTTGGCATTTCGTCAGCAACCACGTCACCGATATCCTGACCGCCAGCGAGCAGGACATCATCGATGCGATGCGACTGACCTGGCAGCGCATGAAGATCGTGATGGAGCCGTCAAGCGCGGTGCCGCTGGCGACCATTCTGAAGAACCCTGACGTATTCAAGGGCAAGCGTGTCGGTGTGATCGTCACCGGCGGCAATGTGGACCTTGCAAAACTCCCCTGGATGCAAAGCTGAGGAGGCTAAGATGAACGATATGACCAAGATTTCCGAACTCGAAGTCGGTTACGATGTCCCCGCCCAAATCGGCATGGACGAAGCTGATATTCAGACGCCGTGCCTCGTGCTCGACCTCGACGCGTTGGAGCGCAACATCAAGAAGATGGGCGACTATGCCAAGGCGCACGGGATGCGTCACCGCGTACATGGCAAGATGCACAAATCGGTGGATGTTGCGAAGCTGCAGCATGAACTGGGCGGCGCGGTTGGCGTCTGCTGTCAGAAGGTCAGCGAGGCAGAGGTCTTCGCCCGTGGTGGCATCAAGGACATTCTGGTATCGAACGAGGTGCGCGATCCGCGAAAGATCGACCGGCTGGCGCAAATCCCCAAGCTGGGCGCGCGAACCATCGTGTGCGTGGATGACGTCGACAACGTGCCCGAATTGGCTGCTGCCGTTGTGAAACACGGCACACAACTGGAATGTTTTGTCGAGATCGACTGCGGCGCAGGGCGCTGCGGTGTGACGACGACCGAAGCGGTTGTTGAAATCGCCAAGGCGATTGACGCAACACAGGGGCTGAAATTCACCGGCATCCAGGCCTATCAGGGTGCGATGCAGCACATGGACAGCTATGAGGATCGCAAGGCCAAGCTGGACGCGGCAATTGCGCAGGTCACGGACGCGGTCGAGGCGCTGAAAGCCGAAGGGCTGGAGCCGGAACTCGTCTCGGGCGGCGGCACCGGCAGCTACTATTTCGAGAGCGGGTCGGGCGTCTACAACGAGCTTCAGTGCGGCTCCTACGCGTTCATGGATGCCGACTATGGCCGCATCCTGGACAAGGACGGCAACCGCATCGACCAGGGCGAATGGGAGAACGCGTTCTTCATCCTGACCCAGGTGATGAGCCACGCCAAGGCCGACAAGGCGATCTGCGACGCGGGTCTTAAGGCGCAGTCGGTCGATAGCGGCCTGCCGTTCATCTACGGGCGTGACGACGTGGAATACATCAAGTGCTCGGATGAGCATGGGGTTATCGCGGATCCCAAGGGGGTTCTGAAAGTCGGCGAGAAGCTGAAGCTGGTTCCAGGCCATTGCGACCCGACCGCCAACGTTCACGACTGGTATGTCGGGGTACGCAACGGCAAGGTCGAAACCGTCTGGCCCGTCTCGGCCCGTGGCAAGGCCTACTGAGTTACCCGGAGGAGGGGTGGGGGCCGGCCAGTCCGGCCCCCTTTTTATGCGAGAGGACAAAGAATGATCATCGTTCCGGAAAAGGAAATCGCGGGCCTTGTAAGCGAAGAGCAGGCATTCAAGGCGGTCGAGCAGGTCTTCGCGTCGATGTCGAAGCGATCTGCCTACAACTTTCCCGTGATCCGTGAAGCCATTGGCCATGCGGACGCGCTTTACGGGTTCAAATCGGGGTTTGACCGCGAAGCCCTGAACCTTGGCCTGAAATCCGGTGGCTACTGGCCTGGCAATGCAGATAAAGGGCTGACCAACCACCAATCGACCGTTTTCCTGTTCGACGCTGACACGGGGAAGGCGCGGGCGGTTGTCGGCGGCAACCTTCTGACGGCATTGCGTACGGCGGCGGCCTCTGCGGTCTCCATCGCCCATCTGGCGCGCAAGGATGCCAAAGTGCTGGGCATGGTCGGAGCTGGCCATCAATCGACGTTCCAGATGCGCGCGGCCTTGCGGCAGCGGGACTTCGAGAAGGTCATCGGCTGGAACCTGCATCCTGAAATGTTGTCGCGTCTCGAAGACACCGCGGGGGAATTTGGTTTGCCCTTCGAGGCCGTCGATCTCGACCGCATGGGCGCGGACGCGGATGTGATCATCACGATTACTTCCAGCTTCGACGCCATCCTGAAGGCCGATCAGGTCACACCCGGCACGCATCTGGCCTGCATGGGCACCGACACCAAAGGCAAGCAGGAGGTCGATGCCGCATTGCTGGCAAAGGCAAGCGTGTTCACTGATGAGGTCGCGCAATCCGTCACCATAGGCGAGGCACAGCACGCCATTGCCGAGGGCCTGATCAATGAATCCGACATCGCCGAGATCGGCGCGGTTATCAACGCAAGCCATCCGGGCCGCACCTCCGATGACGAGATCACCCTGTTTGACGGTACTGGTGTCGGCTTACAGGATTTGGCGGTCGCGTCAGCCGTTGTTGATCTGGCAGTCGAGCGCGGAGTTGCGATAGAGGTGGACTTCTAGACATCCATAGGAGTCGCAACACATGGACCGTCCAATTCGTATCGCAATCAACGGCTTCGGGCGAATTGGCCGGTCAATCCTGCGGGCGCTCAATACCAACCGGTCGGACGCGGAGATCGAGGTCGTGTGCATCAACGACATCGCCCCGCTGGATACTTGTGCCTATCTGCTTGAATTCGACAGCGTGTTCGGTCCTTTCCCGGGTACGGTGCGCGCGGATGGCGATGCACTGGTCGTCAATGATCACCGTCTGACCTTCCATCAGACGGCGGATATTTCTTCGCTCGATCTGTCTGGTGTCGACCTGGTGCTCGAATGTACCGGGACCGCGGGCAACCGCGCTGTCGCGGAAAGGGGCCTGCGGGCGGGGGCGTCAGGTGTTCTGGTTTCCGGTCCATCCGCCACGGCGGACGTAACCGTGGTTCTCGGCGCGAACGAAAGCGTCTTGGGTGATGCCCGTATTGTCTCGAATGCGTCCTGCACGACCAATGCGCTGGCGCCTCTTTTGAAAGTTCTTGCCGATGGGCCTGGGGTCGAAACGGCGCATATGACCACGATCCATTGCTACACGGGCAGCCAGCCCATGGTTGACGCGCCGCGCGGTGATCTGGCGCGGAGCCGGGCCGGGGCGCTGTCCATGGTCCCCACGACAACGAGCGCCACCAAGCTTATCGACAAGGTGTTGCCCGAACTGACCGGGAAAATCACGGGTGCAGCTGTGCGTGTTCCGGTTGCCAGCGTGTCGGCTGTAGACCTGACCGTTCGGCTTGGGCGTACAATGGACCGGGACGCATTGAACGGCTATCTGCGCGAACACGCCAATGGCCGCGGCATCCTGGGTGTGACGGAGCGTCCGCTCGTGTCCACGGACCTCAGATCACGTCCTGAATCGCTTGTGATCGCCACTCCCGAAACCATCGTATCGGGTCAACAAGCCCGCATCTTTGGCTGGTATGACAATGAATGGGGCTTTTCCAACCGAATGATAGATGTCGCCTTGCTGATGGCTAAACGCTAGACCCTAGCGATCATGCATGCCTTTACCTTGAAGGATTTTCGGCGCTGCCTTGTCGATCC is from Qingshengfaniella alkalisoli and encodes:
- a CDS encoding CmpA/NrtA family ABC transporter substrate-binding protein encodes the protein MKRIIATLATSTFLAGPALAEMLPLEKDILTFGFIKLTDMAPLAVAYEQGYFDDEGLFVTLEAQANWKVLLDGVIDGTLDGAHMLAGQPLAATIGYGTEAHIVTPFSMDLNGNGITVSNDVWEMMKPNVPTMDDGRPQHPISAEALAPVVDDYRAKGEAFKMGMVFPVSTHNYELRYWLAAGGLEPGYYGQDDTTGQIGADVLLSVTPPPQMPATMEAGTIHGYCVGEPWNQQAVFKGVGVPVITDFEIWKNNPEKVFGITAEFAEENPNTTLAITKALIRAAMWLDENDNANREAAVEILSRPEYVGADAEVIANSMTGTFEYEKGDTRDVPDFNVFFRHYATYPYYSDAVWYLTQMRRWGQIGEAKPDSWYDEIAQSVYKPEIYLEAARFLVEEGLADEADFPWDSDGYRAPTPSEDIIDGIAYDGRAPNAYLDSLPIGLKGDQRVVGNEVQG
- the bhcR gene encoding HTH-type transcriptional regulator BhcR, with product MTSVESGERRTRGRPRAFHDKTEQNTIKSLDRALVVLRALSRSEGIALSELARQLGESPATLYRILVTYQRHNMVDLDEETQGWRIGSGAFLVGSAFLRRTSLVERARPIMRELMEDTGETANLGIRRGGEVLFLSQVETHAPIRAFFPPGTLSPLHASGIGKALLSQMNVSHLEKLLGELPLESFTEKTHRAADTLTEDLKRASADGFAVDDEERTEGMRCVAAPVFNAFGEAVAGISVSGPTSRVSRDDVPRLGAAVQDAAKRLTAAIGG
- a CDS encoding ABC transporter substrate-binding protein → MSRRKVSAGFIPLTDAAPLIIARELGFADEEGLDLTLKPAPSWSTLRDMLAVGAIDAAHMLSPVPIAMSLGLGGIHQRVDALSVLSINGDVIGVSNDLSTRMRAAGFAFDFANVLEAGRTLVAATPDGLRIGVPFPFSMHAELLFCWLTDSGLISPDRLKIKTVPPPLMAQAMADGEIDAFCVGEPWGSETVERGHGELLLPGAAIWKSAPEKVLAVRHDWAEVHSAQIRPLLRSLWRAARWLADSDNSTTAAEILSRAEYLNVSSIVVDRALTGRLVVSQRGEVRQVPDFLRFHAGAATFPWRSQAAWIGRRLAERHGLNVADAMAIARQVFRSDIYRDALRDSGAILPGASEKVEGIVEQPLAAASETGRLILEPDGFFDGRIFDPDTSM
- a CDS encoding ABC transporter permease, with the translated sequence MTAIDTHTIQDAQREERRARLFTRINKADKWFKVLGLSWLTPMLRAAVGDNPKAQVKEIWKLLGVPLVAIAAFLMFWATLAPTVQTSLGAIPGPGKVWEEAVGLHQDALQKGEQERAFAARVDERNQRLIEAGRADEVKDIPFTGAPSYYDQIWTSIQTVFFGFLLATVVAVPLGIIAGLSPVANAAMNPLVQIFKPVSPLAWLPIVTMIVSAVYVSNDGLFAKSFIVSAVTVTLCSLWPTLINTSLGVASIDRDLVNVGRVLKLNTRTKITKLVLPSALPLIFTGLRLSLGVGWMVLIAAEMLAQNPGLGKFVWDEFQNGSSSSLARIMVAVLTIGIIGFILDRIMFALQSLFTFSNNR
- the bhcB gene encoding beta-hydroxyaspartate dehydratase BhcB, whose amino-acid sequence is MKDLDQMYIPTFADVEAAHDRIVPYIHRTPVLTSSYINSLAGAELFFKCENFQKAGAFKVRGASNAVFGLDDETAKRGVATHSSGNHALSLSYAAGQRGIPCHVVMPRTAPQAKKDAVRGYGGIITECEPSTSSREEVFAKVQVETGAEFVHPYNDHRVIAGQATCSRELLEQTDGLDAVIAPIGGGGMVSGTCLTLSNIAKDVAIYAAEPEQADDAYRSFKAGHIIADDAPNTVADGLKVPLKDLTWHFVSNHVTDILTASEQDIIDAMRLTWQRMKIVMEPSSAVPLATILKNPDVFKGKRVGVIVTGGNVDLAKLPWMQS
- the bhcA gene encoding L-aspartate--glyoxylate aminotransferase BhcA yields the protein MSFQNPVFIPGPTNMPESLRKACDMPTIDHRSPVFGEILRPARDGIRKVLKGGKAEIFIFPSTGTGGWETALTNTLSAGDKVLAARNGMFSHRWIDMCQRHGLDVQVVKTPWGQGLPADRYAEILAADKGHEIKVVLATHNETATGVRSDIAAVRKALDAADHPALLFVDGVSSIASMDFRFDEWGVDIAVTGSQKGFMLPAGLAIVGFSEKAMAAVETAQLPRTFFDIRDMAKGYANNAYPYTPPVGLLNGLNEATKMLLDEGLENVFARHRRIADGVRAAVNAWGLPICAASPDLYSDTITAIRTPDGFDATKIITHAATRYGVAFGVGLGEVAGKVFRIGHLGSLTDVMTLSGIATAEMVMADLGLDIELGSGVAAAQDSYRNSGQSFQVAAE
- a CDS encoding ANTAR domain-containing response regulator, with amino-acid sequence MPERLSIVVVEQDRERAHFIVDSLREAGDHDIAVISEPAGLARKITERNPDVVLVDIDSPSRDMLEELTLASSPLERPVAMFVGRSDDSLTKAAIEAGVSAYVVDGLRADRVKPVLDAAIARFNMFQRMRVELEATKRALEERKVIDRAKGLLMKARGMSEDQAYALLRKTAMDQGKKVADVADALVTAAGLLS
- a CDS encoding bifunctional allantoicase/(S)-ureidoglycine aminohydrolase — encoded protein: MPDPNYFAPRGGLPGQTELLTGRAVFTDSYAVIPQGTMRDIVTSLLPFWDETRLWVIARPMTGFSETFSHYIMEVQTGGGSDKPECDTGAQGVLFVVEGAVEVTVNDETHELTPGGYAYLPAGSGWTLRNRGEATARFHWIRKTYDAVDGLDKPEPLFLNEQDIEPAAMPDTNGAWATTRFVDPIDLRHDMHVTIVTLEPGAVIPFLETHVMEHGLYVLEGKAVYRLNRDWVEVEAGDYMWLRAFCPQACYAGGPGKFRYLLYKDVNRHMPLGRGGLNAPSAG